One segment of Musa acuminata AAA Group cultivar baxijiao unplaced genomic scaffold, Cavendish_Baxijiao_AAA HiC_scaffold_1113, whole genome shotgun sequence DNA contains the following:
- the LOC135666623 gene encoding ATP synthase subunit alpha, chloroplastic → MVTLRADEISNIIRERIEQYSREIKIVNTGTVLQVGDGIARVHGLDEVMAGELVEFQEGTIGIALNLESNNVGVVLMGDGLMIQEGSSVKATGRIAQIPVSEGYLGRVINALAKPIDGRGEISASESRLIESPAPGIISRRSVYEPLQTGLIAIDSMIPIGRGQRELIIGDRQTGKTAVATDTILNQKGQNVICVYVAIGQKASSVAQVVTTFREKGAMEYTIVVAETADSPATLQYLAPYTGAALAEFFMYRGQHTLIIYDDLSKQAQAYRQMSLLLRRPPGREAYPGDVFYLHSRLLERAAKSNSSLGEGSMTALPIVETQSGDVSAYIPTNVISITDGQIFLSADLFNAGIRPAINVGISVSRVGSAAQIKAMKQVAGKSKLELAQFTELEAFAQFASDLDKATQNQLARGQRLRELLKQSQSDPLAVEEQIATIYTGANGYLDPLEIGQVKKFLSQLRSYLKNNKPKFQEIISSTKTFTEEVEFLLKEAIQEQIELFLLQEQT, encoded by the coding sequence atggtaacccttcgagccgacgaaattagtaatattattcgtgagcgtattgaacaatatagtagagaaataaagattgtgaataccggtaccgtacttcaagtaggcgacggaattgctcgtgttcatggtcttgatgaagtaatggcaggtgaattagtagagtttcaagagggtacaataggcattgctctgaatttggaatcaaataatgttggcgttgtattaatgggtgatggtttgatgatacaagagggaagttccgtaaaagcaacaggacgaattgctcagatacctgtgagtgagggttatttgggtcgtgttataaatgctctggctaaacctattgatgggagaggtgaaatttcagcttctgaatctcggttaattgaatctcctgccccaggtattatttctagacgttctgtatatgagcctcttcaaacggggcttattgccattgattcgatgatccctataggacgcggtcagcgagaattaattattggggacagacagaccggcaaaacagccgtagccacagatacgattctcaatcaaaaaggtcaaaatgtaatatgtgtttatgtagctattggtcaaaaagcatcttctgtggctcaggtagtgactactttccgggaaaagggggcgatggaatatactattgtggtagccgaaacggcggattcacctgctacattacaatacctcgctccttatacgggagcggctctggctgagttttttatgtatcgtggacaacatactttaataatttatgatgatctctccaaacaggcacaagcttatcgccaaatgtctcttctattaagaagacctcccggtcgtgaagcttatccaggagatgttttttatttgcattcacgacttttggaaagagccgctaaatcaaattctagtttaggtgaaggaagtatgaccgctttaccgatagttgagactcaatctggagacgtttcagcttatattcctactaatgtaatttccattacagatggacaaatattcttatctgccgatctattcaatgctggaatccgacctgctattaatgtgggtatttccgtttccagagtaggatccgcagctcaaattaaagccatgaaacaagtagccggcaaatcaaaattggaactagcgcaattcacagagttagaagcctttgcacaattcgcttctgatctcgataaagctactcagaatcaattggcaagaggtcaacgattacgcgagttgcttaaacaatcccaatcagaccctctcgcagtggaagaacagatagctactatttataccggagcgaatggatatcttgatccgctagaaattggacaggtaaagaaatttctcagtcagttacgtagctacttaaaaaacaataaacctaaatttcaagaaattatatcttctaccaagacattcaccgaggaagtagaatttcttttgaaggaagctattcaagaacagatcgaactgtttttacttcaggaacaaacataa